Part of the Candidozyma auris chromosome 4, complete sequence genome, CGTTTGGTCAGCATGTTGTACAGGGAAGTGTTGATATTTCGAATACGAGATGATGGATCAAGGAAATGGAGGAAGGCCAGATtacacccgtacaccaaAATCATCGTGGAGAGGACTGGATGGGGGTATTTTAGGccaattcaaaaaaagtgaaagaGTTATGAGACTGGCTAAGAATTGAGATAACTTTGGTTTGAACGGGATGGAGGGAGGCTCTCTTCGTCTGTCCCTCAGTGAGACGGCAGTATCAGCATTCTCCAGTGAAAAATCTCAATTGTGTATGATCCAATTTAatgttttctctcttcagAATTCAGGACTTTGAAGTCACGTAACTTTTCATGATGTCTGTTTCACACTCTATGTCTGTGTCAATCATTTTCAGGTTAAGATAGCATTAGAGATCTGGTAgagtttttcgcagccataaAACTTTGACTTCAGTCTCCACCAGCAACCACACAACAAATACATTGTAGCCAGTGTTCACAATTTGATTTTGCTAGCACGGACTGGTACGAGCTTTATTTTTTAGAAACATTAACAGTCCTGAAATTAAATGGCATCTTTGTGGATCCACATTCTCTCCAGTATAGGTCATAGCACTCCACTAACGAATGATAGCATCacgagagaagagaaaattcaaGATACCTACCTCAAATCATTAAGATGCTCATGAATCATACTTTATAAGAGAACCTTCGACGTGCTGGCGTTGGCTGTAGGCTGCTCACGTGCGGTGCACGCTTTTCGGTACCCAATGGTCCATATCAAGATGTAGAAGCGCATAAGTTCAACATCACAAGATAGTCTCTGGTCTCTGGGTGATGAAAGCACCAACTCCAAGAGTCATTTTCGTGCGCCACGGCCAGACTGAATGGTCAAAGTCGGGTCAGCACACTTCAGTCACAGACTTGGACCTCACACCGTTTGGAGTGATCCAAATGGAGAAGACGGGCCACTCGTTGATAGGCCACGAGCACTATCAGATGATTAAGCCAGAGAACTTGAAGCACATAgtctcttctccaagaaccAGGGCCCAGCATACAGTTCAGCTCTTACTTTCTGGTTTGACTGAAGACGAAAGGAAGGCCATCCAGATCTCGGTCGATGAAGATATCAGAGAGTGGGAGTACGGTGACTACGAGGGATTGTTGACCCAGCAGATCAAAGATTTGCGCAAGGAAAGAGGGCTTGATAAGGATCAGACTTGGAACATCTGGAGAGACGGCTGTGAAAATGGTGAAACGTATGTGGAGGTCACCAAGAGAGTGGACAGAATGATAGAGAAGATCAGAGCGATCCACAAGAAGGCTCTTGATGCTGAGGAGCCATGCGACGTTCTCGTTGTCGGCCATGGTCACATTTTGCGCTGTTTTGCTGCTCGTTGGGTCAACCAGCCGATCAACACCAACCCCAACTACATGTTGGATGCCGGTGGAGTAGGTGTGTTGAGCTACCAGCATCGCAACATCAATGAGCCAGCATTGTACTTGGCTGGAGCCTTCACAGTACCAGTAGAGGAAAAGAGTGCAGACTTGTAGACCGACAATTATAGACATGCTCAATTACACACTAAATTTGGAGGAGTAGAGGAGGTAGTAAGGATTAGTACCGTGTAGAGAACCTTTCTAGATGCCTAACTTGGAATCTCTTGACGAG contains:
- a CDS encoding sedoheptulose-bisphosphatase, translated to MKAPTPRVIFVRHGQTEWSKSGQHTSVTDLDLTPFGVIQMEKTGHSLIGHEHYQMIKPENLKHIVSSPRTRAQHTVQLLLSGLTEDERKAIQISVDEDIREWEYGDYEGLLTQQIKDLRKERGLDKDQTWNIWRDGCENGETYVEVTKRVDRMIEKIRAIHKKALDAEEPCDVLVVGHGHILRCFAARWVNQPINTNPNYMLDAGGVGVLSYQHRNINEPALYLAGAFTVPVEEKSADL